From a single Daphnia pulex isolate KAP4 chromosome 2, ASM2113471v1 genomic region:
- the LOC124188419 gene encoding uncharacterized protein LOC124188419 isoform X2 translates to MVACFPLTRHFISHVEFVIIWFMIVLKISDYWVETGGSEFLPAKWIYYSKFVDQTYQKSFACIGLSCSTVLSYSILVKRICPLWNIALGSLWISMLFLISPIWKTGVSFILCIVASIKIISELPQRKSKQACKSKMIKVESSHMNLSKSPNPPCDLDLSKLDIGSPRKTKTSTPSISSIAQSPGFAKPRPLISPSRLSSSSIISSPETNLTKASWVAGGYWQGNNWPAPTFSSPSHNTALTRSSSQSSGFGSIQTGLLNRSPPDSRPDSTLEDIDRFSVFSDNLDQRFTDSSLRYQENSPCLYQYPNNELSRKSLISSISSTNDSVHHISTIPSTTQWSWIPFMFGFSLAVNVCVLTYFVFLHSSKIGGVL, encoded by the exons ATG GTTGCTTGTTTTCCTTTAACTCGGCATTTCATTTCCCATGTGGAGTTTGTCATCATATGGTTTATGATAGTACTCAAAATAAGTGATTATTGGGTTGAAACGGGGGGCAGTGAATTCTTGCCAGCAAAATGGATTTactattcaaaatttgtaGACCAAACATATCAG aaatCATTTGCTTGTATTGGACTAAGTTGTTCAACAGTCTTAAGTTATTCAATCCTTGTTAAAAGGATTTGTCCCTTGTGGAATATTGCCTTAGGTTCTCTGTGGATTAGTATGCTTTTTTTGATCTCTCCAATTTGGAAAACAGGAGTTTCTTTTATCCTTTGCATAGTTGCAAGtatcaaaattatttctgaaCTTCCacagagaaaatcaaaacaagcTTGTAAATCTAAAATGATTAAAGTTGAAAGTTCACATATGAATCTTTCAAAATCCCCAAACCCACCTTGTGATTTAGATCTGAGCAAATTAGATATAGGCTCaccaagaaaaactaaaacaagTACACCTAGCATTTCATCAATTGCCCAGTCACCAGGATTTGCAAAACCTAGACCTCTTATCTCACCATCTAGGCTTTCTTCATCAAGTATCAT ATCATCTCCAGAAACTAATCTGACGAAAGCTTCTTGGGTCGCTGGTGGATATTGGCAGGGTAACAATTGGCCTGCTCcgactttttcttcccctaGTCACAACACCGCCCTCACTCGTTCTTCCAGTCAGAGTTCAGGATTTGGTTCCATCCAAACCGGCCTTTTAAATCGCAGCCCTCCGGATTCAAGACCAGATTCAACTCTTGAAGACATTGACCGATTTTCAGTGTTCTCCGATAATCTTGATCAACGCTTTACCGATTCAAGCCTTCGCTATCAGGAAAACTCACCTTGTCTGTATCAATACCCTAATAACGAATTGTCTCGCAAATCTCTAATATCATCCATTTCATCCACCAATGATTCTGTCCACCACATTTCCACAATTCCTTCAACCACGCAATGGTCCTGGATACCATTCATGTTTGGGTTCAGTTTGGCTGTTAACGTATGCGTTTtgacttattttgttttcttacatTCTTCCAAAATTGGAGGTGTTCTTTAG
- the LOC124188419 gene encoding uncharacterized protein LOC124188419 isoform X1, which yields MVACFPLTRHFISHVEFVIIWFMIVLKISDYWVETGGSEFLPAKWIYYSKFVDQTYQKSFACIGLSCSTVLSYSILVKRICPLWNIALGSLWISMLFLISPIWKTGVSFILCIVASIKIISELPQRKSKQACKSKMIKVESSHMNLSKSPNPPCDLDLSKLDIGSPRKTKTSTPSISSIAQSPGFAKPRPLISPSRLSSSSIIRSSPETNLTKASWVAGGYWQGNNWPAPTFSSPSHNTALTRSSSQSSGFGSIQTGLLNRSPPDSRPDSTLEDIDRFSVFSDNLDQRFTDSSLRYQENSPCLYQYPNNELSRKSLISSISSTNDSVHHISTIPSTTQWSWIPFMFGFSLAVNVCVLTYFVFLHSSKIGGVL from the exons ATG GTTGCTTGTTTTCCTTTAACTCGGCATTTCATTTCCCATGTGGAGTTTGTCATCATATGGTTTATGATAGTACTCAAAATAAGTGATTATTGGGTTGAAACGGGGGGCAGTGAATTCTTGCCAGCAAAATGGATTTactattcaaaatttgtaGACCAAACATATCAG aaatCATTTGCTTGTATTGGACTAAGTTGTTCAACAGTCTTAAGTTATTCAATCCTTGTTAAAAGGATTTGTCCCTTGTGGAATATTGCCTTAGGTTCTCTGTGGATTAGTATGCTTTTTTTGATCTCTCCAATTTGGAAAACAGGAGTTTCTTTTATCCTTTGCATAGTTGCAAGtatcaaaattatttctgaaCTTCCacagagaaaatcaaaacaagcTTGTAAATCTAAAATGATTAAAGTTGAAAGTTCACATATGAATCTTTCAAAATCCCCAAACCCACCTTGTGATTTAGATCTGAGCAAATTAGATATAGGCTCaccaagaaaaactaaaacaagTACACCTAGCATTTCATCAATTGCCCAGTCACCAGGATTTGCAAAACCTAGACCTCTTATCTCACCATCTAGGCTTTCTTCATCAAGTATCAT CAGATCATCTCCAGAAACTAATCTGACGAAAGCTTCTTGGGTCGCTGGTGGATATTGGCAGGGTAACAATTGGCCTGCTCcgactttttcttcccctaGTCACAACACCGCCCTCACTCGTTCTTCCAGTCAGAGTTCAGGATTTGGTTCCATCCAAACCGGCCTTTTAAATCGCAGCCCTCCGGATTCAAGACCAGATTCAACTCTTGAAGACATTGACCGATTTTCAGTGTTCTCCGATAATCTTGATCAACGCTTTACCGATTCAAGCCTTCGCTATCAGGAAAACTCACCTTGTCTGTATCAATACCCTAATAACGAATTGTCTCGCAAATCTCTAATATCATCCATTTCATCCACCAATGATTCTGTCCACCACATTTCCACAATTCCTTCAACCACGCAATGGTCCTGGATACCATTCATGTTTGGGTTCAGTTTGGCTGTTAACGTATGCGTTTtgacttattttgttttcttacatTCTTCCAAAATTGGAGGTGTTCTTTAG
- the LOC124188420 gene encoding PEST proteolytic signal-containing nuclear protein-like, with product MASSNNKFSRDSKAVEIKGTRSLKRAVEHDSSSDEEDGKDAFKKLKHGVDVKTTTSHSKGLTIKLKQPAPKKTDPKPELVKKASVFGESSDSDEAEEMPPEARMRMKNIGRDTQTSAGPNSFGKTRQGFCDSKKVFERQMKKVIEENSSE from the exons ATGGCGTcttctaataataaattttcacggg ATTCAAAAGCTGTGGAGATTAAAGGAACTCGTTCCTTAAAACGTGCTGTCGAGCACGATTCATCAAGTGATGAAGAAGACGGTAAagatgcatttaaaaaattaaagcacGGTGTTGATGTGAAAACTACAACATCACATAGTAAAGGGCTTACCATAAAACTGAAACAACCTGCTCCT aaaaaaaccgACCCTAAACCAGAATTGGTTAAAAAAGCATCTGTATTTGGTGAAAGTAGTGACAGCGATGAAGCAGAAGAAATGCCTCCAGAAGCAAGgatgagaatgaaaaatattggaaG GGATACACAGACATCTGCTGGTCCCAACTCGTTTGGAAAAACGCGACAAGGTTTTTGTGATTCCAAAAAAGTATTTGAAcgccaaatgaaaaaagtaattgaaGAAAACTCAAGTGAATAA